In Ciconia boyciana chromosome 5, ASM3463844v1, whole genome shotgun sequence, the DNA window AGCTCTTCTGAAGTCTAAACCAACACAAGGTTGCAGAGAGCAAACAACGTCTGAAGTCACAGAATGTCTTTCTAGGTTTCAGGCATCAGAAAACGCAGATAGTTTATATAACGAAAAAAGCACAACCCTACCTGCTTTTTCAGGCAAGCCTGCCAAAAGACTCATTCAAAATATTCAGCACCTGCCTTTTACGAAGGGAACTGTAAGTGATAAAAAGGAACGGAATGTTGAAATGCTTCTAAATTCAGCTGAACAACCTTGTGATGAAGAAGACACAGGACAGAGAGGTgacaaaaaggcaaataattttaGTCAAGATTTACAAGATCCCTGTAATACAAATAGTTGCTTCTTACCTGAATCCACCATAAGTAGAATGAGTGGCAGTCAGTTTGTCCCATCCTCGGGCAATGTTTCGTGTTCAGCATGTCCAATCACCTTTGGGAAAAATCTCTCCAGATACAGGGAGCGTTCAGTGACTAATGATCTTAAGGAGAATTCATCTGTGAAGTTGCAAAGTGAGCTTCAGCCAAGCCAAAATTCAGAAAGAGTGTCCAGTGACCTGGAGCTCTCTGTGGATGTAAGGTTGACGGAAATTGGAATTGTGAAGGAGGAATTAAGTACGCATGACAAAGACTGTGGTTCAGATGAAGAGGTGATGGAGGTTAACTTTAATCTAATGGAGGCTTTTGATTTTAACTACACAGACAATGAAGACCTGTGTGAAAGAGATGTGAGTAAGCTCACTGAAGGAGACGTGCTTTCACAAAGTCCGGATTGCTTAAAGGGAGAAGATGTAGCACAAAATAGTGCGTTGAGACTTCATTCTTGCTGCGAAGTAACGACACACCGTAAAAACAAAGAAGCCAAATGTTCAATGTTTGACAGAGAGAACGATGGAAATGGCTGCACTGAGAGTATACAGTCTCAAGTTTGTGACAGCAGCGTCGGAGATACAGGGAGAACTGCAGAAGACGCTGCAAACCAGACCAGAATTGAAGTGGAACTTTTGGGTGACGGACACAACATAAAAGAGATTAATGAAAGTCAATTAAGTATTGAAGCCACAAACGAAGATCTTGGTGGCTGTGCAGCGCGTACAATTAACGGCATGTCATGGATAACAAGCAAACACTCCGATCTTTTGCCTAGTGACACAAATGTTAATGAACCTCACCCTAAAACCAGTATGTTTGAGAAAACTGAAagtatttcatgtatttctaCCAGCAGAACAATTTCTGCAATGGACAAAAAGACCAAAGAAGATGTTATACAGCTTGGATGCATGAAATCCCCAGATGTTGATGTAGAACACTTCTGGGGTACCAAGAGTGATGACATTAAGCCAGGTAGTCCTTTGCTGGCTTTGCCACAAAAATCAGATCCTAGCTATGGCTCATTCCAATATATTGCAGAAGACCATCGAAAGGTATTTGGCATTTCACATAAGGAAGATACTCTCCTTTCCAGAAGCTCTATCCATCCTTTAGGAAAAGGCCATTCATCTCCAGGGGAAACAGCAATAGGTGAAACTGAGTTTGAAAGCGTAGAGAGTTTAAATGCCTTTCGTGAAGCCCGCAAAGGTGAAAGAATAGGAATGGATTGCCTGAAATGCACAGCAGTGGCTGAAAATTCATCAGATCTCCCTGATTTGGTAAACAATATCGCTCTTCTAAGAGCTTTGGCTCAACATAGCACAGCATTAGAAAGCTTACaaaagatggaggaaaataATAGCATATTATATGAACCAGAGACTTCTAAAGAGATATTTGAACCCCTTGTGAAAGATGAAGGTTAGGTCAGCTtctattttaaagtgaattCTGTATGACTGTACTGATTTGACTTATGTACTTTTATCTCTCCTGCTGCACAATTCATATTCAGAAATCATACTTTTGGAATGATGTGTTATGACAGTTCCCTCATGCAATTTTTAGCATTTAAAGCAACGATGCGGGCTCCAAGTCTGTgtctttgtttgctttagttTAGTTAAATCCAAACTGTGCAATTATTTGCATGGGTAAGGTTTGCAAGCCCAGTAAATATTCAGATGTTTTCATGTAAAAAGAATACTATAACTGTAACTTACTatgcttttccatctcttgtAGCTATAAAACAGTTTACAGAAATGCCTTACTCAGAAAGTATACAGGCATCTTCATGTTCATACTTTGATTCTTCTGGCCTTATGGTAACCAATTTTTGACTACGTATATCTATACAAGATAAAGCCATTTTCCACCAGGCTTCTTGAATAAAATTCTTGGTTTATGAAACCATGGAGGTTGAGCTAGAAATTGCTTAGAGGCATCGACTAAGAAGCTGATAGGAAACAGATGATGTCCTCTTGCAGACCCTGTTGCTAATAAATGTTCAGGAGGCCTAATGTATGACAAGAAACTTAATGCAAATTCTAGTATTTAGTTACATTTAATATCACATTAGTATGTCTGCTACTTCTCCTTCTCTACACCATCTTCTTCTAccatctattttttcttttctttcactatCTTTTTGAATGCATGGTTTTCCTAGGAATTTTAGCACTTGTGTTGAAATATGCTGGTAAATCTGTTTGTGCTTGATGCTTCACATTGATGTTTTTGTCCAATGCTATTAATAGTCTTTTTCTTCCAATCCGTccaaagtgaaagaaagattttagatgaaattcttcttttccctgtcccgtttgaaaagcaaacatagTTTCTTATCCTATCATGGATTGTTCTGGCTTCCAAATAAAAAGgctgtaatttaaaatgctttctcttgTATAAATACAAGAGATTTCTTAGCTTAACTTTTCActttaaatcattattaaattGTTAGACTAATTAGCTTTTGATACTTTTATATGCAGCCCAACTGTGTGGACAATTTATTACACAAAACAGAGGCATGTCTTCTACCAAGAGCAGCGGCCCAAAGAGACCCTAGGACATCTGGCTGCCAACCAAAGGTACAGTTTCTGTGGAACTGAAGTATAATGAATAGTGTTTCTTAAATTTCAATTCAATGGTTTCCTATTTGCAATAAATTACAATAAGtcctaataaatatttaatcagtCTCATAATGGGCTTCTCATCACTTTTTTAGTACATCTCATCACTTTTTTTAGTACATTTGTCTGTGGGAAGTTTTCCATTGAGAGTTTTAAACTCAAATTTTACAATACAAAAAGAAGACGAAACATACTACATCAGAATATCAATTTTCTGTTGACAGAGATTTGTGCAAAGACTTTATTGCTGCTGAGTTGCAGGAGTGcgagagaaagaaagagaaaagcatagatgtttttttctcttctgcagtttcCAATAGATTATTGCCGTTGTACGTACGAAAAGTACCTTTCTTGACTGTAGATAGTTCCAGAACAGtacttattttccattaatgAGAATTCCAATATATTGCGTAGCCTGTTGCATTTCAAGGGCACCAAGTAAAGGGATCAGCAGCTAGTGAGGTAATGTTGAGAGCTCCCTGCTCACAGCTAGGATGGCAGCAGTACCCAGATAATATGGAGTTTGCAGCTGAGAGATTTTTGTCACCCCTGTTTTCAAGCAATTACAGCCTTTCTGACTTCAGACAggtaaaacaattttttcaaaattattcttactAACCTTAGTGCAAGAAAGAATCCTGTAAATGTAGGATAAAAGAGAGTTCATTTTTAGAATACTACGGTCATATCAAAATCACTAAGAACTGAACGTAGTGCTTTGTGGTTAGAACTTTGCAGTTAGACAATTATTTTTACTCACCTTTGTCACAGGAGTATGCATTTGCAAGATGtaacttgttttttcctctgctcagtttcactttgaaaaatgtacATGGTCATAATGTGTGATATTAAACAGAGATTTCTTCTAGAGAAAAGTGGCAGAGGGCTTTTATAATGATTGTTTCCTGGTGTTAGCAGTATAATATTCACCTCAACTGGATTTGAAATTTGCTATATAATTGTTAGAGAGTTCCAAAGCAAGGGCTAAATCTTGCTTTCTTGGATTATAATTCTGTTCCTCCTGGATGCAAAGAAACATGGCATgcaacatgaaataaaatatttttttctcatgcagtATATATTTCAGTAGTTaaataatggaagaaaagtggtgtttcattttttacttcccGAATGGGCTAGAGGTACTGAAGAATTATATCTAGAAATAAGATTTAGAaataagatatttaaaaataagattcaCACAAAGATAATATTTATATAGAGGATAAACAGTTTAACTTCTAACAAGTCTTTGCTTATACATTTTTCGTAAAGTCTCCATGTTCAAGAAGTCTTCATGAGGATAATATGAACTTTATCAGAGAAGAGAATTTTCCAGAGAAGTCTAACATTATTAGAGAGTCAAGAATAGATCAGTCCCGTAAGtgaaagtaaaagtaaaatggCAGCAATTGGACTCAGAACAATTATTCTGCGTGACTTCTGTCCTTCGCATATTTTTCCTAGCATTGGCATTGAATCTGTATTCTGAAGTTCCACCACGGACAATGTCAAGCTCACCTTCACATTCTGATTTGAGACAAATGCAGGGGACTTCATGGGAACCTGACAAGGTGTGAACTGACCACCTCCTCTAGCTCTTTTTGGCTTTATTTCCTGTGTGTTCGTGGTagcaatttcttatttttgaaacttttacCTCAACTCTGAGAGACATTTCAGTTGTTTAGAATGATGAGGGAGAGAATAGTGACAAAAGAGCTATAAtcaagttttttttctggtcattCACTTGATGTGTTAATTCTTCATCTGTAGATTTCATCAGTAGAACTGACATCCTCACTTGATCCAGACTCTACAATTTCTCCAGCTTCAGGAAGCAAGGAAACTATTGGAGACATCCAGGAGCCCCTGATACACAGGACCTTGCCAAGTGAACCAGAactttcagagatttttttcagtaagaaattaTAGTTTATAATTGCACTTTACaatatttttgctaaaaaatctttgaggatttttttttttgctaaagatCTTTGAGGATTTTTGAAGCACAGTGAGTTGCCCTGTAAAAGGCAGTTACCCTGGGTGCTGAGATATGTCTGGGTAACTACAGAGTTGGATTTGTGTTTGTCACGCTTTTTTCATAGTGGGGTGTGTTACTTTTTTCAAAGCACTATTTTAAACATTGTTTTCCAAATCAACTGAATTAGCCTTGAATTCCATGCCCCCCCCAATTATATTCTCGTGAAAGAGACTTCAGAAGAGtgatttaattttatgaagaaaaatcagcttctagtttgggggaaaaaaaggctgtaaGCTAAGCTTCTAATTCATAcgaatgttttaatttatttgcctgcttttagtttttttccatattcagCTGTCCTCTGACCAACTTCTGGCTGACACCTATCAATGACTCATTTGTTATTGATAGTGAATCTACGCAAAAGGATGCTTGTGGTACTAGAAGCCTATTTATCTTCATTGGTTAATATTAATTTACACAGTTTTGTGGGTGATCTTTGTGGGAAAAGGAGCAAATGTTaagctctttgttttccagttggCAGCTATTACTGACCTACCAAGAGTTATCAGATTAATGACCTCCAAACACaataatgtttaaataatttctacctaacattttcttttatacaaGTAGAGTGCCTACAGAAATGCGTTCTGAATATAGGGATTTCAGTATGAAAAGAATCACAGTTGAAATCACTCACGTCATATGGAAATTTAGCGTGGTACTGCACAGGCATGATGCAAAGAGCTTGCCAGTTAGAAGACAAGACGTAAAAGGAAGAACTTGGAATTCTTTCCTTATCTTAGTTTTTTGTACATCTGAAGTTAACGTGCCATCCGTAAGTGCTACAAGTTGCTTGTAAGATGTATTTGTGCTACAGCACAGGAGAAATCCAGCTATCCAGAAGAATTCAACCTCTCAAGATTCAAACCCCCAGTTAAACCACGAAGTCCATTTGTCACTCTTCCTGCCACTGAGAAGATTCCTGACGCGGTTTGTCCGACTGACAGCGAGGAGGTCCAGCAATCTTTCGGCTCTTCAGTAGTCAATTTACGCAACAAGTCAGCGGTATTTCCTATTAGTGCTTTTGGCCCTGAGGATAGAAATTATGAAACCTCTGTGTTTGGAGAGTATACGGAAGACGGACAAAGGGAATCTGTACAACCAGTGTTCCCTAATGTGACTTCACAATGTAGACAAAGCAAGTGGCTAAAATATCAAAACAGTGCTCGGTGTGACTTGATAACTCAAAACAGCGATGACAGGGAAGTGACTGATGACATCTGTGCTGAGAACGTCCTTGGAATGCCGCTGGGTGACACAGGAGAGAGCAGTGCTGCGAATAAAAGtgctcccggctctgcccctcTACTGACAGCAAAAAGCATGCTTGGTAAATGCTGGGCAAATAGCAGCAACCAAGATTTGATTTCAGAGCGGAAGTTACTTTCTCTGCACTTAAGTCAGACACCTTTGGCCGAAGCAACACAAAAGGTGTTAAGTCATCTGAGCTGCCACACTGTAACAGGAGACGGCCAGGTGTGTAACTGTTCAAGCAAATACAGTTAGAAGtgacagaaacacatttttctggaCAAAGTAACTGCATTTACCTGATTTCCTGCAAGATATTATCAGTATGATTGGATGAAATGTTTCTACATATGTAGTAACACAAAAGAGTCTGGGCTACAGAACAGCAGctgctaatgtgtttttttaagtaatgtgATTAATCCTTTGTAAAGGTAATTCCTTGGCGCACATGGTGCCAGATTAGATTTTTAATCTGAATGTTGATGGCAGgaagatgaaataaaagctgttgGGCTGTTTTGTCATCGACAATTGGTAAGAACGTGTTTTCAAGAGGCGGTTTTCTTAATTGTGAAATCAGCATCGTTTTAATGAACACTTGCTTCAAAGCAGTCTctgatttcaaaatactttaaatttcTTCAGTTGTAATTGTGGAAAAGTAAGTTTTGGCATTGAGTAAGCACCTAAAAAATTAGCACAGCTGTTTGTGACCAGTAGCCTGTCTTAAACAAATGGAgtaaattggggaaaaaaaacaaaccaaccacaaGGCAAGTTTTAAAAGTTGTCAAACGGCTGTGTTTGAgagttaatgaaaatgttagatttttcctttttttttttcatgatgaaaACTTAGTCTGCTTTGTTCTCTAGTTCTTTAAAACTGTTTGTACAGTAAAATATTCATGTGAAATAGAAGTGTGGAAATAACTAGTATATTTCATATACACACTGGTATACACATGGTGTgtgtttacatatatatatacatctattaaaaaatccatatatattggattttaaaaagcttctgaAGAGAGTTATGATGATGCCCACTGCAGCGTAGGTAGATGGAAGAAGCTCCTCAGGACTAGCTGGGATGCAGGCACAGGGATACCTTGTGGTACGCACGCTTTCCACAAAGCTCTCTAGTCTGATTCTTCTTTCCCTAGCCTTGTACTACCTTTGCTATAGTTTCATCTGAtggatttatttctgtgcagaaatggTGTTAAAAATGGGGTTTGTGTGCTCCTTCCCTATGTCTAGGGCTGAAAACATGATTCTGAATTACAAAATTTATACTCTAAAGCCTTTGAAGGTATTATCTGTGTTGTTATAAATGCAGGCTCTTTGTCAAGGGGCACATTTTAACTTCATGGTGCATCCTAAATGGCAGTCCAAGCTCTCTGCTGTACCTCCAGGTGTACTTAATTTTACTCCTGTTGGCAGTCCTATTGAATACATGCTCCTGTACTTACAGTTAACCAAGTCTGCAAACATTTGTGCTGAAGGggatttgtattttgcttttagaaaactGATTCTTCATTGACAGTCTCCATGTTGCAGAATGAggccctgattttttttctatttgcttgTACTTATTAATGAAAGCACAatatataaaagcagaaaacgaaaaagagatgaaaatggATAGGTTTTGGCATATCTGTACAGTAGCTATTTATCAAATTTTGTCTCATTCAAGCTTTTGCAAGttttaacagtttatttttctgttttttaggACATAACGATTTCTGAGTTGTCTTTTCCTAATGTGGATAAAGTAAAACATGCTACTCTTCctaaaagaaagatttccatACCAACTGTATTTCAGTCTCACGTTCActacaaacagatttttaaagctgctctGACAGGTACGTCTAACACTGTGCTATGTAAAATGCTGTCGTTTTTAAACAGTGTGTTTCTGAAGCTTCACAAAGTAGgatgagagggagagagagatcaTCAACATCATCTATTGGAACAACAGTGTGCATTTGGGTTTGGATATATATACTGAAATCTATTCAGTCTATACCCAAAATTGCAAAGACAAACCAAAAGACCAATACGCTTCTGTTCAACTACATAACCTTGTTGCCTGTTTACCAGTCTTTAGGTTCCTAGctaagctttttgtttgttttttacagttCTTTAGTGTTTGGATCATTTGGAGTCAtataaaatgtgatttgaaCGAAAGTAAGACAGTTAGAACAACTTAATTGCATGTGCAATATGGGAATTTTGCAGGTCAAATGGTTTCTTTTAGGactctgattttgatttagATTTGGGATTGAAAGTTTCAAATGAAAATCTATTTGTTTGAATGTTGTGTACTTGTGTAACCGTTTTAAGGCTGTActaattattcttttattctcctttctATGTCAAGAGCAATTAAACATAATGCTATTTGAGTTGTCGCAAAGATTACACAATGCTCTTTCAAAAGTGGATATATCATTTTACACTTCATTGAAAGATGGGCAAAGTGAGAGCAAAGAAAGCTGCGTTCCACTCTGCAATCACATGCATCCTGCTAAGCTTGTTATGGTTAAAAAAGACGGTCAAAACAAGGTGCTGCTTATTCCTTGTTTGTTTATAGTTTTGGGTGTTTTGCGTATAGACCCTATTGCGTGAACAATTACAGGACCATTCTGTATGATTTACGATTGCAGGTTTAAGTGATGCGTTATAGAGATTGCTTTTAAGATCAGTTGCGGTATCCACTAGTGTCCAGAACTGTTGATGTAATAGTTTTCTCCATACAGAAACAGCTTTATATATGTAGAGAGAAGGACCTGAATTTATAATTTTCTAGTTTATAGGGGATTTCTGCCAGGTATGATTACACACACTGGCTTCAGAAGCTGAGAGTGCTGGGAACACACTTGTGTTTTTCAGCCAAAGACAGTGAAAACACAGGAGTTTATCTGATTATTTCTATAGCAGGGAGTACTGGTCcattgctttacattttttttggcttgtttgttttaatgtgctaatggtcttttttttttttttcctcccccttcccttcctagGGTCGTTTGTTCTATACCTGTGGTGCCCCAAAAGCTGAGCAGTGTTCGTTTTTCAAGTGGATAGAAGATGTGAACCCTGCACAGATAAAATCCAGACCTAGTGTAGTGCTTCACGATATAAAAAGTATTGGGACATACCTCCGAAGTCAAAAGATTTCTCTCTATGAGGGATGCCAGCTTTTGGTGAGGTATTCTGAAACACTATGTGCTTCTCACAAGTGCTATGTGAATTGCAGGATTTATAAATATTCAAGTAGCCATGGATTTCAGTAGCGTTTAAAAGACACTTTCACTAACTACGCTTAAAGAGGCTACAGTTCTGTGTAGAAATGTAACAGCCATATTAGTGAAGGAATAATATTCACAGCAATGGCATTTCAGGTCAGCACTCTTCAGCAGGAATCAAAACTGCTTACCAGCAACTCGATCAATTGCTTAATGAAATCCCTTATCATTGTTGCATCTAAATTACTGTTCATTTAATGTTTCGTaagataatttgttttattctctcAGTCATTCTAATTTTAATGTTAGAAGTTGTATCAATGGCTATTCTGTGCTGCTTAACTGTAGGGAGAACAATTTAATTACGGCTGAATATGAGAGAAGTATTTTGCAGTCaagataaatgtatttaaaacttaGGAATGTAAGATGATGAACAACCACCAAGATCTGCAATGTATAATTTGGTCCGATCTGTGGTGgagctttcttatttttggtGGTGAATCCAAAATGTGCCAGTTCTTTAcatactttttcttaaaattacaaCTTAACAGGAAAGCCTTTGAAATTCAAACACAGCGATGTAGTAAGTTCAAGAAATTTAAGAATACACCTGCCGGATTTGATGGTGATTCCAAAAACAAATTATACCTCAAACTAAGCAGAAAGGAGCATTATTCTCTCTATAGCAAAGGTAAGCAAATCTTAAGCATCAGAAGAATTGTCCGTGTCATGTTGtgccttttttaatttgtaatctaaagagaaaaaatgaatcCTATTTTTAAACTCCTGACAACCCTGCTAATTCAATTCTCATTCTAGAAGGGCAACGAAGTATCTCGTTAATTCATCTTTGCTTGTAAATGTTCCACTACcttagaaaaatagaaattccaCATCCTTGGGTTTGGAGTGCGTTAAATCTGGGAATCGTGACATTTCAGGAAAGCCCAGTGTTCAAATAGATGATATTTAAGGAAAACTTGAAGTAAAAATTAGTGTTTCAGTAGTTGTTGCGTATCTCTTCTAAAGTAGTGAAATGTCACAAAGTTGGAGGACATTCAGCGATTTGATCCAGGTAGCCTCAATAGTTCATTTCACTTCAGTAATTTTTGAGTTGATACCTGTATCTTCATAGTTTGTTCACTTTGCTGTTGAAAATGATACAAAGGAAATCAGGCAGAAAAACAAACGTGTTTGTCTCTGCACGCTTTATGTACAGACTGAAACGTTCTAACAAATCAGGGTTTTGTAACTTTAAATTCTGCAGCTCTGCATGGGCAAAACTTTTACTTGTGTATGATAATTTTTGATCATTTTTGTTACAGGCAAATAGCTATGCACCGTTATTGCTCCTAACTTTGACATCTcccttgctgtgctctgcaatATATGGTATAGGAATAGGGTAGTGAGCTTCAGTCTCATCAGGTCTGCCAAATAAACCAGAACATTTGCAGGCTCCAGTATGTGTTGGttttgaaagggaagagaacATGTACGTTTATTTCAGTACTTGCTATTCATTGGCAAAAGTGTGGTTAAGTAGATTTGTAGTATACTTCAGTGATTCGTTCCAAATACTCTCAAAATTGATAATGCTTCAGATTTGTCAAAAGTCAAACGCTGCTAGGTGCACCGGCAAAGAACTTTACAGTTACTATCAATTTCAGACATTAAGTACTAGAAGAATTGCAgattatttattcattcttttAGAACTGAACTAACACTTATCTAGCACTTTCTAATACCTCCTACTTTCACATTAGCGGTGGTTTAATTTGCAGCATAGTAAATGCTGAGCTATTTTGtccagcttcattttctttaaaagatggCAGTAGAAGAAGCTTATGagaactctgtatttttttgacAGATGATATTTGGGTTGTTTCAAAGACTCTGAACTTTGATCCCCTTGATGCTTTCATTGCAAGTAGTGCTTTCTTTGGACCATCCTCCAACAATGAAGTAGAATTACTACCACTCAAAGGCTACTGTCCCTCAAACTGGCAATCAAATAGTGAGTTCTACACCAAATAATTCAGAATTGGGGGAAACAGCTACTGGGGGAAAAATCGGGCCAGCAATGAAGGATGAGATTAGAATTTCTCAAATCTCATACATGATTttattcacagtattttttttttccttgtatcttTAAATATGGAATTTGAATACAATACTTAACGCAATTAAACTTGCAAAGTAGCTGGTAAGAAATTCTAAATGGGTGACGAAGAAATGAGgataatataaataatgtagGAAATAATACAATATAGAATGCAAATTGACTGTCAGTGTGTAGCTAACAGGAATATGTTGTTACTCtccttgaaaaacaaacaaacagaaaccccAAACAACTCACTATGGGAAgtctatatttatataaaaatccaTGTATTAAATCTGTGATTTGGCTGTCCCGATGTTCCTTTCTGTGCCTTTGTTGCTACAGTCTAGAATGACTAAAAAAATGGGTGTTTCAAAATTCAGACAAAACAAATCTGTCTAGTTTTAGTTCTTTTCatcattgtattttaaaaagaaaatattactaaaCCTAGCACTGATGGTTTTTAATGAACTGctgacctttttcttctttagcaaGCTGTTCCTAACTAAGTTGCAGCcatctttctttttggttttaacatTTTTGATTGGggtatttttgtaatatttggTCATCAGTGTTTTGGAAACAGTAAGGTTACTGGGCCTTAACTGCAGAGAGAAACAGTGTGGGTCTGCTGTAGATGtcacagaaaaatgacagatgTGCTGCCAAACATGATGCAaaagtttcttatttttgctgttgaatTCAGCtaaagttttgggtttgttttggttttttttataaaggaaagaGATAAAGAATGTGTTGTGTAGTTGTTCCGGAGCCTAGTAATAATATATCtctgcttacttttttttaatgcaatatgAAAATTGTGTGCTTGATCACAAAAGGCTTTATTCACAGCACTTAAGCTTATAAGGGTAAATTGAGTGTTTTAAGTTAA includes these proteins:
- the ZGRF1 gene encoding 5'-3' DNA helicase ZGRF1 isoform X8, giving the protein MKPNCVDNLLHKTEACLLPRAAAQRDPRTSGCQPKISSVELTSSLDPDSTISPASGSKETIGDIQEPLIHRTLPSEPELSEIFFTQEKSSYPEEFNLSRFKPPVKPRSPFVTLPATEKIPDAVCPTDSEEVQQSFGSSVVNLRNKSAVFPISAFGPEDRNYETSVFGEYTEDGQRESVQPVFPNVTSQCRQSKWLKYQNSARCDLITQNSDDREVTDDICAENVLGMPLGDTGESSAANKSAPGSAPLLTAKSMLGKCWANSSNQDLISERKLLSLHLSQTPLAEATQKVLSHLSCHTVTGDGQDITISELSFPNVDKVKHATLPKRKISIPTVFQSHVHYKQIFKAALTEQLNIMLFELSQRLHNALSKVDISFYTSLKDGQSESKESCVPLCNHMHPAKLVMVKKDGQNKGRLFYTCGAPKAEQCSFFKWIEDVNPAQIKSRPSVVLHDIKSIGTYLRSQKISLYEGCQLLVRKAFEIQTQRCSKFKKFKNTPAGFDGDSKNKLYLKLSRKEHYSLYSKDDIWVVSKTLNFDPLDAFIASSAFFGPSSNNEVELLPLKGYCPSNWQSNMFVHALLVCNASGELTSLRNMEEHFNPATLPLIPYLLKMNFASENATNRVNKRKFIPPAISLKRTMMYGPVSSEVAMGLAKKMIQTFSLNPDQATSLIQIAQMMTSRENIKPVEEHQTFPITIIRGVFGAGKSYLLSVVILFLVQLFESSEATEGPRPAPWKLLIASSTNVAVDRILLGLLDLGFEDFIRVGSIRKITKAILPHSLHAGSGNENEQLKELLALMKEDLTPVEKIYVRKSIEQHKLGTNKTILQQVKVVGVTCAACPFPCLNTLRFPVVMLDECSQMTEPASLLPIARFQCEKLVLVGDPKQLPPTIQGSESVHEKGLEQTLFDRLCLMGHKTILLRTQYRCHPAISAIANELFYEGNLIDGVSEKDRSPLLDWLPTLCFYSVNGVEQMERDNSFYNVAEVHFTVKLIQSLIASGIDGSAIGVITLYKSQMCKIQNLLSGVHSEAFEIKAVQVSTVDAFQGAEKEIIVLSCVRTRQIGFIDSEKRMNVALTRAKRHLLIVGNLACLSRNRLWGRVIHHCKGWENGLQHVSQCEQQLNNILRCYLEKRKEEEQSKKKEK
- the ZGRF1 gene encoding 5'-3' DNA helicase ZGRF1 isoform X2, which gives rise to MTFAKAMASQEFTVLYTHQKMKKSKTWQDGILRIRTGGNKAILFDDKGQCLESIFIKSQVNAGDNLESERYLITVEAVKANEKSFEDQPRKAETPAVDRNGVKPGVLPPRHLSVGLKRKFTGFQGPRQVEKRISTTEDGEKPTILPLSKQYQGTLPSKFYITSPLFSTICKKDAETNLSAEFGEDACTDNGREHMSLSSLLSAPFLDRCEETEKQDSDRSIVKPESPLITGHAKSSSQTASQTAVSHNIRSTAQIIALLKSKPTQGCREQTTSEVTECLSRFQASENADSLYNEKSTTLPAFSGKPAKRLIQNIQHLPFTKGTVSDKKERNVEMLLNSAEQPCDEEDTGQRGDKKANNFSQDLQDPCNTNSCFLPESTISRMSGSQFVPSSGNVSCSACPITFGKNLSRYRERSVTNDLKENSSVKLQSELQPSQNSERVSSDLELSVDVRLTEIGIVKEELSTHDKDCGSDEEVMEVNFNLMEAFDFNYTDNEDLCERDVSKLTEGDVLSQSPDCLKGEDVAQNSALRLHSCCEVTTHRKNKEAKCSMFDRENDGNGCTESIQSQVCDSSVGDTGRTAEDAANQTRIEVELLGDGHNIKEINESQLSIEATNEDLGGCAARTINGMSWITSKHSDLLPSDTNVNEPHPKTSMFEKTESISCISTSRTISAMDKKTKEDVIQLGCMKSPDVDVEHFWGTKSDDIKPGSPLLALPQKSDPSYGSFQYIAEDHRKVFGISHKEDTLLSRSSIHPLGKGHSSPGETAIGETEFESVESLNAFREARKGERIGMDCLKCTAVAENSSDLPDLVNNIALLRALAQHSTALESLQKMEENNSILYEPETSKEIFEPLVKDEAIKQFTEMPYSESIQASSCSYFDSSGLMPNCVDNLLHKTEACLLPRAAAQRDPRTSGCQPKISSVELTSSLDPDSTISPASGSKETIGDIQEPLIHRTLPSEPELSEIFFTQEKSSYPEEFNLSRFKPPVKPRSPFVTLPATEKIPDAVCPTDSEEVQQSFGSSVVNLRNKSAVFPISAFGPEDRNYETSVFGEYTEDGQRESVQPVFPNVTSQCRQSKWLKYQNSARCDLITQNSDDREVTDDICAENVLGMPLGDTGESSAANKSAPGSAPLLTAKSMLGKCWANSSNQDLISERKLLSLHLSQTPLAEATQKVLSHLSCHTVTGDGQDITISELSFPNVDKVKHATLPKRKISIPTVFQSHVHYKQIFKAALTEQLNIMLFELSQRLHNALSKVDISFYTSLKDGQSESKESCVPLCNHMHPAKLVMVKKDGQNKGRLFYTCGAPKAEQCSFFKWIEDVNPAQIKSRPSVVLHDIKSIGTYLRSQKISLYEGCQLLVRKAFEIQTQRCSKFKKFKNTPAGFDGDSKNKLYLKLSRKEHYSLYSKDDIWVVSKTLNFDPLDAFIASSAFFGPSSNNEVELLPLKGYCPSNWQSNMFVHALLVCNASGELTSLRNMEEHFNPATLPLIPYLLKMNFASENATNRVNKRKFIPPAISLKRTMMYGPVSSEVAMGLAKKMIQTFSLNPDQATSLIQIAQMMTSRENIKPVEEHQTFPITIIRVQLFESSEATEGPRPAPWKLLIASSTNVAVDRILLGLLDLGFEDFIRVGSIRKITKAILPHSLHAGSGNENEQLKELLALMKEDLTPVEKIYVRKSIEQHKLGTNKTILQQVKVVGVTCAACPFPCLNTLRFPVVMLDECSQMTEPASLLPIARFQCEKLVLVGDPKQLPPTIQGSESVHEKGLEQTLFDRLCLMGHKTILLRTQYRCHPAISAIANELFYEGNLIDGVSEKDRSPLLDWLPTLCFYSVNGVEQMERDNSFYNVAEVHFTVKLIQSLIASGIDGSAIGVITLYKSQMCKIQNLLSGVHSEAFEIKAVQVSTVDAFQGAEKEIIVLSCVRTRQIGFIDSEKRMNVALTRAKRHLLIVGNLACLSRNRLWGRVIHHCKGWENGLQHVSQCEQQLNNILRCYLEKRKEEEQSKKKEK